In Cryptomeria japonica chromosome 10, Sugi_1.0, whole genome shotgun sequence, a genomic segment contains:
- the LOC131038533 gene encoding uncharacterized protein LOC131038533, with product MGASVNGGEGNGYSSSSENIAKEFAWVPKRKNGSQRTMRCAMSWMFVGQLVVAAYGTVMLLLMMSTVDLRPELPSPWSFQIAQKTWRGILRATSGSLNRNHGLMLVEKVESNLELPQSNSDVCEFEQISFEQKKSNDLRMIRLKKELYTEILRFQQRFRGCETLRDLMRLPSATPLAAGAKVTVILNHFKRKTLCAQLEALLQQTLPFHSVWVMALGSPNEASLRRIVDSYNNSRIFFVGSTYDFKYFGRFQLALQSDGADYVYIVDDDMIPGRRVLEIFAHAAGTEKYQNAVLGSIGRILPFRQKDFSFPSYRKFGAKEAGIYLPDPAYDILAERVIEVDFLSSGWFISTQLVKTLFIENPYTFATGEDLHLSYQLQKYRGGGSFVLPVDPKDKDTWADSEHRLAYVSETTVIFKDVIEVRDKQWWQYISRGYITQWARMYPQQSDVFFYAHSLGEIADLAPLISRYRNTPGRKAYVVVSGGSHCPCEKAAVMLGMPPTVCTERRFKIFDLGVGTGVVAGGSDVPIVQEVYASMKGLIAIHNPSVIVTVADLDSVIRDGLILAVGKASDTVLIQLPRASIPHALWMADVKPAALKEWNRMRISVNIITQNRAVSLKRLLDSLTDAYYVGDEIVITFNMDSAVDAGTLKTVDSFVWPYGEKIIRRRIIQGGLIRAVSESWYPSSDDDFGLLLEDDIEVSPFYYMWLKYALLAYHYDPQVSLPELNAIALYTPRVIEVVKERPKWNATEAFKAVHPNTPYLHQLPCSWGSLFFPQKWREFYKYMNMRYTDDAKKNPVQIPKSRTNGWQASWKKFLIDVMYLRGYVTLYPNFPNQRSFSTNHMEPGAHIGAKDNNLTHKKEDFEVPLMKEDFTKLFPQQKLPPISKVPVVNLFNQPSTLKGLKSAGSKLQQDVLKCKLTEVVRADDTTGEPANCVTF from the exons ATGGGTGCGAGTGTTAATGGAGGGGAAGGCAATGGGTACAGCAGCAGCTCGGAGAACATAGCGAAGGAATTTGCTTGGGTGCCGAAGAGAAAGAACGGGAGCCAGAGGACAATGCGGTGCGCAATGTCATGGATGTTCGTGGGGCAGCTGGTGGTGGCAGCTTATGGGACGGTAATGTTGTTGCTGATGATGTCGACGGTGGATCTTCGACCTGAGCTGCCCAGCCCGTGGTCGTTCCAGATCGCCCAAAAGACATGGCGGGGCATTCTGCGTGCCACCAGTGGGTCCCTCAATCGCAACCATGGGTTGATGCTGGTCGAGAAGGTGGAGTCCAATCTGGAATTGCCGCAGAGCAATTCGGACGTTTGTGAATTCGAGCAGATCAGCTTCGAGCAAAAGAAGTCGAATGATTTGAGAATGATTCGGCTGAAAAAGGAGCTTTACACGGAGATCCTGCGCTTTCAGCAGCGCTTCCGAGGATGTGAAACGCTGAGGGACTTGATGCGCTTGCCCTCGGCCACGCCTCTGGCGGCGGGAGCGAAGGTGACGGTTATTCTCAACCACTTCAAGCGGAAGACATTGTGTGCGCAGTTGGAGGCGTTGCTGCAACAGACGCTGCCGTTTCACAGTGTTTGGGTCATGGCCTTGGGCAGCCCTAATGAGGCTTCGCTGCGCAGAATAGTCGACTCGTATAACAATTCGAGGATTTTCTTTGTTGGCTCCACTTATGATTTCAAGTACTTTGGGCGTTTTCAGCTCGCTTTGCAGTCGGACGGGGCGGATTATGTGTACATTGTGGATGATGATATGATTCCTGGTCGGCGAGTTCTGGAGATCTTTGCGCACGCCGCTGGGACGGAGAAGTACCAGAACGCTGTATTGGGCAGCATTGGGCGTATCCTGCCCTTTCGACAGAAGGATTTCAGCTTTCCCAGTTACCGAAAGTTTGGCGCCAAAGAGGCGGGAATTTACTTGCCCGATCCCGCCTATGATATCCTTGCAGAGCGCGTTATTGAGGTGGATTTTCTGTCCAGTGGCTGGTTTATCTCCACTCAGCTTGTTAAGACTCTCTTCATTGAGAATCCGTATACCTTTGCCACCGGGGAGGATCTTCATCTCAG CTATCAATTACAGAAGTATAGAGGCGGGGGCTCATTCGTTTTGCCTGTGGATCCCAAGGATAAAGATACATGGGCTGATAGCGAGCATAGGCTGGCATATGTGTCTGAGACAACTGTGATATTCAAGGATGTAATTGAAGTGAGAGACAAGCAATGGTGGCAATACATCTCTAGGGGTTATATAACTCAATGGGCGAGAATGTATCCGCAGCAAAGTGATGTGTTCTTTTATGCACACTCACTTGGGGAGATTGCCGATCTAGCTCCGCTGATAAGCCGCTACCGCAATACACCCGGTCGAAAAGCGTATGTGGTGGTCAGTGGGGGATCTCACTGCCCCTGTGAAAAGGCTGCTGTCATGCTTGGGATGCCTCCAACTGTGTGCACTGAGCGTCGTTTCAAAATTTTTGATCTTGGTGTGGGTACTGGTGTGGTAGCAGGAGGTTCTGATGTACCTATTGTACAGGAGGTTTATGCATCCATGAAGGGTCTTATAGCAATTCATAACCCTTCTGTCATTGTAACTGTAGCCGATTTGGATTCTGTTATCCGGGATGGATTGATTTTAGCAGTGGGAAAGGCTTCTGACACTGTTCTGATTCAACTGCCACGTGCATCTATTCCTCATGCTTTATGGATGGCTGATGTCAAGCCAGCAGCTTTGAAGG AATGGAACAGGATGAGAATATCAGTGAATATAATTACCCAGAATAGAGCTGTATCCCTGAAGAGACTTTTGGACTCGTTAACTGACGCCTACTATGTTGGGGATGAAATTGTTATCACATTCAATATGGACAGTGCAGTCGACGCAGGAACCTTGAAGACAGTGGACAGTTTTGTCTGGCCATATGGGGAGAAAATTATTAGGAGGAGGATTATTCAAGGTGGGCTCATTAGGGCAGTCAGTGAAAGTTGGTATCCATCTTCTGATGATGATTTTGGTCTACTCCTTGAGGATGACATTGAGGTCTCTCCATTTTACTATATGTGGCTCAAATATGCCCTTTTGGCCTATCACTATGATCCACAAGTTTCCTTACCTGAGTTGAATGCAATAGCCTTGTATACTCCAAGGGTGATTGAAGTTGTTAAAGAGAGACCCAAGTGGAATGCAACAGAGGCCTTCAAGGCAGTGCATCCAAATACACCATACTTGCATCAGCTTCCATGCAGCTGGGGCTCgctgttcttcccccaaaaatggAGAGAGTTTTACAAGTACATGAATATGAGATATACTGACGATGCAAAGAAGAACCCTGTGCAGATACCTAAATCTAGAACAAATGGATGGCAAGCATCTTGGAAGAAGTTCTTGATTGATGTCATGTACTTAAGAGGGTATGTAACACTTTATCCTAACTTTCCCAATCAGAGAAGCTTTTCAACGAATCACATGGAACCAGGAGCTCACATTGGCGCAAAAGACAATAATCTGACTCACAAGAAAGAAGATTTTGAAGTTCCTCTCATGAAAGAGGACTTCACTAAGCTATTCCCACAGCAGAAGCTACCTCCAATATCCAAAGTGCCAGTAGTCAACCTCTTCAATCAACCAAGCACCTTGAAGGGTCTCAAATCTGCAGGATCTAAGCTGCAACAGGATGTGTTAAAATGTAAGCTTACAGAGGTTGTAAGGGCAGATGATACCACAGGAGAACCTGCAAATTGTGTTACTTTTTGA